The Vidua macroura isolate BioBank_ID:100142 chromosome 9, ASM2450914v1, whole genome shotgun sequence genome has a window encoding:
- the BRINP2 gene encoding BMP/retinoic acid-inducible neural-specific protein 2 isoform X2 gives MGRQDLPRADGPPPMLPWPLALLALSACCLWGVAGGAGSTVPQGHAAPATPSSSSSSSSPSARAPLDWLLTDRGPFYRAQEYVDFMERYRQGFTTREFARWKVNNLALERKDFFSLPLPLAPEFIRNIRLLGRRPSPQQITDSLIKKYGTHFLLAATLGGEESLTIFVDKRKLSRRAEPVAGAGNSSGVSLETLHQLAASYFIDRESTLRRLHHIQIATAAIKVTETRTGPLGCSNYDNLDSVSSVLVQSPENKVQLQGLQTVLPSYLRERFVVAALSYIACSSAGELVCRRSDCRCQCQPAFPRCNCPEADIQALESSLAQLGRAWESHHSQFEESEEFQALLKRLPTDRFLNRTAISHFWTMDLDVQHRYQQLGTSLKLLSRKTYRLIRRLFNLSKRCHRQPRFKLPKERSLPYWWSRAQSLLYCSETAVPGTFLEESHSCTCPSEQPSCQGSIPCALGEGPACASCDQDNITRCGTCNHGYVLTQGFCRPEVADSLEHYLGLETDLQDLELRYLLQKRDSRIEVHSIFISNDMRLGSWFDPSWRKRMLLTLKSNKYKPGLVHVMLALSLQICLTKNSTLEPVMAIYVNPFGGSHSESWFMPVNEGSFPDWERTTVDASAQCQNWTITLGNKWKTFFETVHVYLRSRIKSLDDSSNETIYYEPLEMSDPSKNLGYMKINSLQVFGYSLPFEPDAIRDLILQLDYPYTQGSQDSAMLQLLEIRDRVNRLSPPGKIRLDLFTCLLRHRLKLANNEVARIQSSLRAFNAKLPNALEQETGKLCS, from the exons atggggcgGCAGGACCTCCCACGTGCTGACGGGCCCCCGCCCATGCTCCCGTGGccgctggccctgctggccctgagcgcctgctgcctctggggagtggccggcggggcgggcagcACCGTGCCCCAGGGCCATGCAGCCCCTGCgaccccctcctcttcctcctcatcctcctctccctccgCCCGGGCGCCCCTCGACTGGCTCCTCACCGACCGGGGACCCTTCTACCGAGCTCAGGAGTACGTGGACTTCATGGAGCGCTACCGGCAGGGTTTCACCACCAG AGAGTTTGCCCGTTGGAAGGTGAATAATTTGGCCTTGGAGAGGAAAGATTTCTTCAGCCTTCCACTTCCCCTGGCCCCTGAATTCATCCGCAACATCCGACTGCTGGGGCGTCGGCCCAGCCCGCAGCAGATCACCGACAGCCTCATCAAAAAGTATGGGACACACTTCCTGCTGGCTGCCACGCTGGGAG GAGAGGAGTCCCTGACCATTTTTGTGGACAAGCGCAAGCTGAGCCGGAGGGCAGAGCCCGTGGCGGGGGCTGGGAACAGCTCGGGGGTCTCGCTGGAGACCCTGCACCAGCTGGCAGCCTCCTACTTCATCGACCGGGAGAGCACCCTGCGCCGGCTGCACCACATCCAGATCGCCACGGCCGCCATCAAG GTGACAGAAACACGGACAGGGCCACTCGGCTGCAGCAACTATGACAACCTGGACTCAGTGAGCTCTGTCCTGGTGCAGAGCCCTGAGAACAAAGTGCAGCTCCAAG GGCTGCAGACTGTGCTCCCCTCCTACCTGCGGGAGAGGTTCGTGGTGGCTGCCCTCAGCTACATCGCCTGCAGCTCTGCCGGGGAGCTGGTGTGCCGCCGGAGCGACTGCcgctgccagtgccagcccgCCTTCCCCCGCTGCAACTGCCCCGAGGCCGACATCCAGGcgctggagagcagcctggcccagcTTGGGCGAGCCTGGGAGAGCCACCACAGCCAGTTCGAGGAGTCAG AGGAGTTTCAGGCCCTGTTGAAAAGACTCCCCACGGACCGTTTCCTGAACAGGACAGCCATCTCCCACTTCTGGACCATGGATCTGGATGTCCAGCATCGCTACCAACAGCTGGGCACCAGCCTGAAGCTGCTCTCTAGAAAAACCTACCGACTCATCCGGCGGCTCTTCAACCTCAGCAAACGCTGCCACCGCCAACCTCGCTTCAAGCTGCCGAAGGAGAG GTCCCTCCCTTACTGGTGGAGCCGTGCACAGTCGCTCCTGTACTGCAGCGAGACCGCCGTGCCTGGGACCTTCCTGGAAGAAAGCCACAGCTGTACCTGTCCCTCCGAGCAGCCCTCCTGCCAGGGGTCCATACCGTGTGCCTTGGGCGAGGggccagcctgtgccagctgtgaCCAGGACAACATCACCCGCTGCGGGACCTGCAACCACGGCTACGTGCTCACCCAGGGCTTCTGCCGCCCTGAGGTGGCTGACTCACTGGAGCACTACCTGGGGCTGGAGACCGATCTGCAGGACTTGGAGCTCAGGTACCTCCTGCAGAAACGGGACAGCCGCATCGAGGTGCACTCTATCTTCATCAGCAACGACATGCGCCTGGGGAGCTGGTTCGACCCCTCCTGGAGGAAGCGCATGCTCTTGACCCTGAAGAGCAACAAGTACAAGCCCGGGCTGGTTCACGTCATGTTGGCCCTCTCTCTGCAGATCTGCCTCACCAAGAACAGCACCCTGGAGCCCGTCATGGCCATCTATGTTAACCCCTTTGGGGGAAGCCACTCAGAGAGCTGGTTCATGCCTGTCAATGAGGGCAGCTTCCCAGACTGGGAAAGGACTACTGTAGATGCCTCTGCCCAGTGCCAAAACTGGACGATCACCTTGGGCAACAAGTGGAAGACCTTCTTTGAAACCGTCCACGTCTACTTGCGGAGCCGCATCAAGTCTCTGGATGACAGCTCCAATGAGACAATCTACTATGAACCCTTGGAGATGTCAGATCCCTCCAAGAACCTGGGCTACATGAAAATCAACAGCTTGCAAGTCTTTGGCTACAGCCTGCCCTTTGAGCCAGACGCTATCCGTGACCTGATCCTGCAGCTGGACTACCCCTACACCCAGGGCTCCCAAGACTCAGccatgctccagctgctggagatcAGGGACCGGGTGAACAGGCTCTCACCCCCTGGCAAAATCCGCCTCGACCTCTTCACTTGTTTGCTCCGGCACCGGCTCAAGCTGGCCAACAATGAGGTGGCGAGGATCCAGTCCTCCTTGAGAGCCTTCAACGCCAAGCTGCCCAACGCGCTGGAGCAGGAAACGGGCAAGCTGTGCAGCTAA
- the BRINP2 gene encoding BMP/retinoic acid-inducible neural-specific protein 2 isoform X1, with protein MGRQDLPRADGPPPMLPWPLALLALSACCLWGVAGGAGSTVPQGHAAPATPSSSSSSSSPSARAPLDWLLTDRGPFYRAQEYVDFMERYRQGFTTRYRIYREFARWKVNNLALERKDFFSLPLPLAPEFIRNIRLLGRRPSPQQITDSLIKKYGTHFLLAATLGGEESLTIFVDKRKLSRRAEPVAGAGNSSGVSLETLHQLAASYFIDRESTLRRLHHIQIATAAIKVTETRTGPLGCSNYDNLDSVSSVLVQSPENKVQLQGLQTVLPSYLRERFVVAALSYIACSSAGELVCRRSDCRCQCQPAFPRCNCPEADIQALESSLAQLGRAWESHHSQFEESEEFQALLKRLPTDRFLNRTAISHFWTMDLDVQHRYQQLGTSLKLLSRKTYRLIRRLFNLSKRCHRQPRFKLPKERSLPYWWSRAQSLLYCSETAVPGTFLEESHSCTCPSEQPSCQGSIPCALGEGPACASCDQDNITRCGTCNHGYVLTQGFCRPEVADSLEHYLGLETDLQDLELRYLLQKRDSRIEVHSIFISNDMRLGSWFDPSWRKRMLLTLKSNKYKPGLVHVMLALSLQICLTKNSTLEPVMAIYVNPFGGSHSESWFMPVNEGSFPDWERTTVDASAQCQNWTITLGNKWKTFFETVHVYLRSRIKSLDDSSNETIYYEPLEMSDPSKNLGYMKINSLQVFGYSLPFEPDAIRDLILQLDYPYTQGSQDSAMLQLLEIRDRVNRLSPPGKIRLDLFTCLLRHRLKLANNEVARIQSSLRAFNAKLPNALEQETGKLCS; from the exons atggggcgGCAGGACCTCCCACGTGCTGACGGGCCCCCGCCCATGCTCCCGTGGccgctggccctgctggccctgagcgcctgctgcctctggggagtggccggcggggcgggcagcACCGTGCCCCAGGGCCATGCAGCCCCTGCgaccccctcctcttcctcctcatcctcctctccctccgCCCGGGCGCCCCTCGACTGGCTCCTCACCGACCGGGGACCCTTCTACCGAGCTCAGGAGTACGTGGACTTCATGGAGCGCTACCGGCAGGGTTTCACCACCAGGTACAGGATCTACAG AGAGTTTGCCCGTTGGAAGGTGAATAATTTGGCCTTGGAGAGGAAAGATTTCTTCAGCCTTCCACTTCCCCTGGCCCCTGAATTCATCCGCAACATCCGACTGCTGGGGCGTCGGCCCAGCCCGCAGCAGATCACCGACAGCCTCATCAAAAAGTATGGGACACACTTCCTGCTGGCTGCCACGCTGGGAG GAGAGGAGTCCCTGACCATTTTTGTGGACAAGCGCAAGCTGAGCCGGAGGGCAGAGCCCGTGGCGGGGGCTGGGAACAGCTCGGGGGTCTCGCTGGAGACCCTGCACCAGCTGGCAGCCTCCTACTTCATCGACCGGGAGAGCACCCTGCGCCGGCTGCACCACATCCAGATCGCCACGGCCGCCATCAAG GTGACAGAAACACGGACAGGGCCACTCGGCTGCAGCAACTATGACAACCTGGACTCAGTGAGCTCTGTCCTGGTGCAGAGCCCTGAGAACAAAGTGCAGCTCCAAG GGCTGCAGACTGTGCTCCCCTCCTACCTGCGGGAGAGGTTCGTGGTGGCTGCCCTCAGCTACATCGCCTGCAGCTCTGCCGGGGAGCTGGTGTGCCGCCGGAGCGACTGCcgctgccagtgccagcccgCCTTCCCCCGCTGCAACTGCCCCGAGGCCGACATCCAGGcgctggagagcagcctggcccagcTTGGGCGAGCCTGGGAGAGCCACCACAGCCAGTTCGAGGAGTCAG AGGAGTTTCAGGCCCTGTTGAAAAGACTCCCCACGGACCGTTTCCTGAACAGGACAGCCATCTCCCACTTCTGGACCATGGATCTGGATGTCCAGCATCGCTACCAACAGCTGGGCACCAGCCTGAAGCTGCTCTCTAGAAAAACCTACCGACTCATCCGGCGGCTCTTCAACCTCAGCAAACGCTGCCACCGCCAACCTCGCTTCAAGCTGCCGAAGGAGAG GTCCCTCCCTTACTGGTGGAGCCGTGCACAGTCGCTCCTGTACTGCAGCGAGACCGCCGTGCCTGGGACCTTCCTGGAAGAAAGCCACAGCTGTACCTGTCCCTCCGAGCAGCCCTCCTGCCAGGGGTCCATACCGTGTGCCTTGGGCGAGGggccagcctgtgccagctgtgaCCAGGACAACATCACCCGCTGCGGGACCTGCAACCACGGCTACGTGCTCACCCAGGGCTTCTGCCGCCCTGAGGTGGCTGACTCACTGGAGCACTACCTGGGGCTGGAGACCGATCTGCAGGACTTGGAGCTCAGGTACCTCCTGCAGAAACGGGACAGCCGCATCGAGGTGCACTCTATCTTCATCAGCAACGACATGCGCCTGGGGAGCTGGTTCGACCCCTCCTGGAGGAAGCGCATGCTCTTGACCCTGAAGAGCAACAAGTACAAGCCCGGGCTGGTTCACGTCATGTTGGCCCTCTCTCTGCAGATCTGCCTCACCAAGAACAGCACCCTGGAGCCCGTCATGGCCATCTATGTTAACCCCTTTGGGGGAAGCCACTCAGAGAGCTGGTTCATGCCTGTCAATGAGGGCAGCTTCCCAGACTGGGAAAGGACTACTGTAGATGCCTCTGCCCAGTGCCAAAACTGGACGATCACCTTGGGCAACAAGTGGAAGACCTTCTTTGAAACCGTCCACGTCTACTTGCGGAGCCGCATCAAGTCTCTGGATGACAGCTCCAATGAGACAATCTACTATGAACCCTTGGAGATGTCAGATCCCTCCAAGAACCTGGGCTACATGAAAATCAACAGCTTGCAAGTCTTTGGCTACAGCCTGCCCTTTGAGCCAGACGCTATCCGTGACCTGATCCTGCAGCTGGACTACCCCTACACCCAGGGCTCCCAAGACTCAGccatgctccagctgctggagatcAGGGACCGGGTGAACAGGCTCTCACCCCCTGGCAAAATCCGCCTCGACCTCTTCACTTGTTTGCTCCGGCACCGGCTCAAGCTGGCCAACAATGAGGTGGCGAGGATCCAGTCCTCCTTGAGAGCCTTCAACGCCAAGCTGCCCAACGCGCTGGAGCAGGAAACGGGCAAGCTGTGCAGCTAA